tttgaactaaatcagaggaccgcccgagcccagttagggtcagacatcctgggataGCCCACGTCGgcccttccgaataaaacccactcgggttttcgaaaagcagaccatgtttttctccattaggggaggacaaaggttgtagagtcttttaaccataccacgtggttaaactcttagactatcgataccgacagaatgagAATAAGTCTTtggttaatgatagtaaagacacgaccggaccatgatagtttgttggtaatgtggacaccaaggaacttgaaactcgttctgtcgatgttaatggggactTGTTGAGcacgccttttcctgtagtcaacgATCAGCACCTTTGTtgtgctcacattgagggagaggttgtcctggcaccacactgcaggtctcatcattgtcagtgaccAGGCCTACCACTGGTGTTGTGGTGCACCTCAAacttggtgttggagtcatgttttaccacgcagtcgtgggtgaacagggagtacaggaggggccccagtgttaaggatcagtgtggcagacttgttgcctacccttaccacctgggggcggaccgtcaggaagtgcaggatccagttgcagagggaggtgtttagtcccagggtccttagcttttcCAACCGCACTGTAGCTGGGAAACCAGTCACCCTCAAATGGTGCACCTTTAGCCCCTTGTCAGCTACACTGGGGTGGAACTAGTGAAAGCAATGTCCAAAAACATTTCCTGAAACTTGATTTTCAAAAATAACTGGAAATTGAGGAATCTGCTTTTAAACTGATGCACCCAATGTGGTAGGATTCTGACCCATATTACAGACTAGATGGGTTCACATTTGCTATAAAGCAGTCACATTAACATGTAGAAAATCCATTTGGGCCCGAGTGTAATGTTCACAGAACTACACTATTCTATTGAATACCACATTCATCCAACTCAAACCTTGCCTCATTACAAACTTGTATTTTCCCCTGAAGTTCTACTCATTGATATGAAATGCTGAGACCAGACCATTCAATGCCTTTCACATTTTATTAATCCAAAGAGTGCAGTAGATCTTCACATTCGTTTGCTGGTCCTCTTGTATGACAtgccagacagagtcatggtctGAAAAGAGAAAGCATCTGTAATCATTACACGCAGATGCTTGCTGaggcgcgcgagcagtgtgggtgcaatgattgaataacacgtacatttattttgcgacgcgaGCGGTGGGGTCAGCATGTAATTAGAACATTGGCGGCAGCAAACAGTTGAATTGCGTTCACGGCACTGTCATAGACTAGCCATTTTGTTAATGGTATAAATTAAccctgaaattgtgtcacttcgtGAAACCCCCGGCCATATGCTCCAGACTCACGTTGACGAGGGTGTTTGCGTCTGTAAGTTCTGTGACATATTCGATCCCATTCAGGATGGCCGTCAGCTTGTTACCTTCCCTCATCACCACAGACTGAAACAGGAGAGGTCAACGGTTAGATCTGaatgcagtggtcaccaactacAGTCAACTAGGACCAATTTAACAGGCCCAAGTTGGATGGCCATatatggagaagaaaaaaaagtgacAGTGTGCATCAGGTGTGTGAGTTGGTTTTCAGACGTAACTGTGCGCCCAGTCcctggagagcagaggagattcTGCCAATGAAAGTCAGTCCTCCCGCAACATCACTGGGACCTGAACTAACCCCACATCAGCTGAACTTATAGTTTAGTTAGATACTTGCTGTATATGTAGGGAGATGGATAAACCCAGGCTACATGTATGAAACTCATGGTTGGGTTGTGACATGCGCCACCCACATTGACTTTCTCCCCGGTCGGCGACTCGAGCTCCGTCTCCTGGCCAATGGTGAAGGAGTTGGTgaggatctttgtccccgtggTGACAGTCACCTTGAAGTGGTCTCCAGTCTCCTCAATCTCAGAGATGCTCTTGATGTCTTTGCCCTCCTGGATAAGCTCATCAGGGAGACCTACATGTTTGCGGCAGCGAGAGAGTCATAGACGGTGCTTTTTAGTACTACAAAAAGTTAATGAAGTGGGACATGAACACTGAATTATTACTACTGAAGTAAAGCGCTGATGCACTATAATATGGCAACACAATGATCTGAATGcattcccagctagcacataacattcCGAGGACCATACATTTTAGGGCTTGGTTATGTTGCATACCACATTCTGGTAATGGTACAGgacagttgcttggctttggaacattctcattAAAGGAATTTGCCAAATGTTATTTTCTTGGCATTTCATTATTTGATCAGAATATTTCCTGAAAGTGCAAACATTTTAATTTAAGGTAAAGTTCTAGGAACATTAGTCATTTTACATTGGGAATATTCTCAAGTTGTTCAGCTGACTTTAAATATTCTCCTGTGGGAATGTCAGTACTTAAGCATAATGTTCTGTAGGTTCTCATAGTTatagtcatgttctcagaacactaAGAACTTGCCATACAAAAACAAACATTAATCAAGACACATTCTGTTCCCAGAACATCCAAGGAAACTAATGTGCTACCTGGGTTTGCTACTCAGACGTAACCATTGCATTCGCAGTCACCATTGAACATCATTACTGAAAGGACTACGACTTCTGAAATTAACACcccaaatctaatcaaatgtacAAACCCAACAGCAAGACTTACCAACAGCCTCCATGAAGGACTCAAAGTTGTCATGTGACTCCATCTGGTATTTTCCTGAGAAAGACATGGTGACTATAAGACAGTGACAGTAGAGTCAGCCATAGCTCCCTGCTTGTCTTTATACCCCCATCTATCCAGCCCAGCCCTGCACTCATTAACTAACTAAGGTGTCTTCAATTGAGAACCCCTCCCCCTCATATCTTCCCTGCTACTTGCctgtaggcacagatctagggtcagCTTCCCAGCCAAGGGCAACTAATGTACATTGCAATGGTCAACTTTATTGTACTCCacttctcatcctctcttcttctactttggcggtgtgagtgatcATTGATCTGATTTGATAAACAAGGCCTCCTCTACTCTAGTCTCATCATTGTAATACAAGTGTATGGATCAATCAACACATTTCAATTTCAACTTGACTTTATCTCGCTATACACCTGTGTTGAAATTAAACTAGGCTACATTGCACTTTGAGTTGAGAGGTGTATTTTGTCTCCCTGCACTATAAAAAAGTTGAATCAATGTACAATTGTAAGGCAGCAGACTGCAATAGGATTGTGAGTTTGCAAAAATGTTTGGCATATAGCTGAACCAACATACATTCTCAAGTTGAATTTTAATGTTCACTCAACTTTTCATTTGACGTTGAGTGAACATACAATTCAACTTGaaaaattggaatccagccagagaacGTTAATCACCCCCAACCTGCACTGACAATGACTGCCAGGAAATACTTCTATTTGATGTAGGTAGTCTCAATAATAACTGGAATAGCCATCTCAGTAACAGATGCAAAAAGTCCAACTAATAACAGATTGGATtactttagaaaaatgtatgttacttaTGTTGGTGTAGCTTAAgataatcaaccaatcaatgtacatgcaaaaacacaggtcTTAAAAAAAAGAATTCAACATACAATTGTAAGGCAACCAGCTGCAATAGGGTTGTGAGTTTGCTCCACATCTGGGAATATAGCTGAACCGACATACAGTGTTGACTTCCAAAAACAAACATGAAATTGTAATTAGACTCAACAAGTTTTTATACATTCAGCTCACTGTGAGCAAAGTTTGTTGAGTGAACAAAAGTTCACCCATTAGCTACATTTATTTTCCTTCTGAAGTCCAACAAACTCAGAGAATAACACTGATTAATCAGttggtgaagacacttgccagtcggtcagcgcatgctcggagtacacgtcctggtaatcgttctagccctgcggccttgtgaatgttgacctgtttaaagctcTTTCTCACTTctgctatggagagcgtgatcacacactagtccggaacagctgatgctctcatgcatgtttcagtgttacttgcctcgaagcgagcatagaagtaatttagctcgtctggatGGCTCGTgtcagctctcggctgtgcttccctttgttgtctgtaatagtttgcaagccctgccacatctgacgagtgtcagagccggtgtagtacgattcgatcctagtcctgtattgacgttttgcctgtttgatggttcgtcggagggcatagcgagatttcttgtaagcttccgggttagagtcccgctccttgaaagcggcagctctaccctttagctcagtgcggatgttgcctgtaatccattgcttctggttggggtatgtacgtacagtcactgtgggaacatcgtcgttgatgcacttattgatgaggccagtgactgatgtggtgtactcctcaatgccatgggaagaatcccagaatatattcaaatcaaatcaaaatcaaatcaaatatatttata
This genomic stretch from Oncorhynchus kisutch isolate 150728-3 linkage group LG7, Okis_V2, whole genome shotgun sequence harbors:
- the LOC116374677 gene encoding fatty acid binding protein 1-B.1-like, which produces MSFSGKYQMESHDNFESFMEAVGLPDELIQEGKDIKSISEIEETGDHFKVTVTTGTKILTNSFTIGQETELESPTGEKVNSVVMREGNKLTAILNGIEYVTELTDANTLVNTMTLSGMSYKRTSKRM